Proteins encoded in a region of the Populus nigra chromosome 3, ddPopNigr1.1, whole genome shotgun sequence genome:
- the LOC133688807 gene encoding uncharacterized protein LOC133688807: protein MAPSFLSLASLYSFYLRHCFTSSGLSQKSINVGDETTIHYWAPTQLGQPKPNLVFIHGFGPVSLWQWRQQVQFFAPDFNLYVPDLIFFGDSTTKSSERSEIFQAESVAKLLETLGVEKYSLVGTSYGGFVSYHIARMFPERVEKVVVASSGVNMRKKNNEELVKKAKLEKIDDLMLPQKPSDLRALLGVAVSKRSLLMIPDFFLNDLINKLFAENRNKKMELLSGLTIGHDDAVNISPLQQDVLLVWGDKDQVFPLEMAKDLQGLIGKNVKLEIVKDTSHVPQIENAAEFNKIIKNFLSASP, encoded by the exons ATGGCTCCATCCTTTCTCAGCTTGGCGTCACTATACTCCTTCTATCTTCGTCATTGCTTCACCTCTTCCGGCCTTTCACAAAAATCCATCAACGTCGGTGATGAGACCACCATCCACTACTGGGCTCCCACTCAACTTGGTCAACCCAAACCAAATCTGGTCTTTATTCATGGCTTCGGTCCTGTCTCTCTATGGCAATGGCGCCAGCAG GTTCAATTCTTTGCGCCTGACTTCAATTTGTACGTCCCTGACTTGATATTTTTCGGTgactccacaacaaaatcctCAGAAAGGTCAGAGATCTTCCAGGCGGAGTCGGTGGCAAAGCTGCTTGAAACGTTAGGTGTGGAGAAGTATTCTTTGGTGGGCACAAGCTATGGTGGGTTCGTGTCATACCACATCGCAAGGATGTTTCCAGAGAGGGTTGAGAAGGTGGTCGTAGCAAGCTCTGGGGTCAACATGaggaagaaaaataatgaagagcTTGTGAAGAAGgcaaaattggaaaaaattgaCGATCTTATGTTGCCACAAAAACCTTCAGATTTGAGAGCTTTGCTAGGTGTTGCTGTGTCCAAGCGAAGTCTCCTCATGATTCCtgattttttcttgaatgaCCTCATAAAC AAATTGTTCGCAGAAAACAGGAATAAGAAAATGGAACTTCTGAGCGGATTGACCATTGGACATGATGATGCAGTAAATATCTCCCCACTTCAACAG GATGTCTTGTTAGTATGGGGAGATAAAGACCAAGTATTTCCTCTGGAGATGGCTAAGGATTTACAGGG GCTAATTGGGAAGAACGTGAAGCTGGAAATAGTAAAGGACACATCCCACGTACCCCAAATTGAAAATGCAGCAGAATtcaacaaaatcatcaaaaatttCTTGAGTGCCTCTCCTTGA